From Methylobacterium radiodurans, a single genomic window includes:
- a CDS encoding DUF427 domain-containing protein, translating to MKLPGPDHPIAILPHPGRIRVVLNGAVVAETRAALSLQEGGYLPVLYIPRADARLEHFTPSSRRSHCPYKGDARYYDLQVGEAQRGDAVWSYEDPFPAVAAIRGHLAFYPDRVDAIEQD from the coding sequence ATGAAGCTGCCCGGTCCCGACCATCCGATCGCGATCCTGCCGCATCCGGGCCGTATCCGGGTGGTGCTGAACGGCGCGGTCGTGGCCGAGACGCGCGCGGCGCTGAGCCTGCAGGAGGGCGGATACCTGCCGGTCCTCTACATCCCGCGGGCCGACGCGCGGCTGGAACACTTCACGCCGTCGTCGCGGCGCAGCCACTGCCCCTACAAGGGCGATGCGCGCTACTACGACCTGCAGGTCGGGGAGGCGCAGCGCGGCGACGCGGTCTGGAGCTACGAGGACCCATTCCCGGCCGTGGCGGCGATCCGCGGACACCTCGCCTTCTACCCGGACCGGGTCGACGCGATCGAGCAGGACTGA
- a CDS encoding methyltransferase domain-containing protein, translating into MDTPLFDTALARRRLARARANGRGGGYADFLLARAAEDLDDRLGTVLRSFSSALDLGTPTPAAARILARRLGGGRILRLAPLPEASEPGIAGAVADPEALPVAVGSLDLAVSLLALQGVNDLPGALVQLRRALRPDGLFLGCLLGGASLTELRQSFGAAESEMEGGISPRVAPFAAVREVGGLLQRAGFALPVVDSETLTVRYADPFGLMRDLRAMGLTNALSERRRTPLRRATLLRAAEIYAARFADPDGRVRATFELLWLSGWAPHESQQKPLRPGSAQARLADALGTREITPETIPDPDDRSPR; encoded by the coding sequence ATGGACACGCCCCTCTTCGACACAGCCCTTGCCCGCAGACGCCTCGCCCGGGCGCGCGCGAACGGCCGCGGAGGCGGCTACGCCGACTTCCTGCTCGCCCGCGCGGCGGAGGATCTCGACGACCGGCTAGGCACGGTCCTGCGGAGCTTCTCCAGCGCGCTCGATCTCGGCACGCCGACCCCGGCCGCGGCGCGGATCCTCGCCCGGCGCCTCGGCGGCGGCCGGATCCTGCGTCTCGCGCCGCTGCCGGAAGCATCCGAGCCCGGCATCGCGGGCGCCGTCGCCGACCCGGAGGCGCTGCCCGTGGCGGTGGGCAGCCTCGATCTCGCGGTCTCGCTGCTCGCCCTTCAGGGCGTGAACGACCTGCCGGGTGCCCTGGTGCAACTGCGGCGGGCCCTGAGGCCGGACGGGCTGTTCCTCGGCTGCCTGCTCGGCGGCGCGAGCCTGACCGAGTTGCGCCAGAGCTTCGGCGCGGCCGAGAGCGAGATGGAGGGGGGCATCAGCCCGCGCGTCGCCCCGTTCGCGGCGGTGCGCGAGGTCGGCGGCCTGCTGCAGCGGGCGGGCTTCGCCCTGCCGGTGGTCGACAGCGAGACGCTGACCGTGCGCTACGCCGATCCGTTCGGCCTGATGCGGGACCTGCGGGCGATGGGGCTGACCAACGCGCTCAGCGAGCGCCGCCGCACGCCCCTGCGCCGCGCCACCCTGCTCCGGGCAGCCGAGATCTACGCGGCCCGCTTCGCCGACCCGGACGGCCGGGTGCGCGCCACCTTCGAGCTGCTCTGGCTCTCCGGCTGGGCCCCGCACGAGAGCCAGCAGAAGCCCCTGCGGCCGGGCAGCGCCCAGGCGCGGCTCGCCGACGCGCTCGGCACGCGGGAGATCACCCCCGAGACCATCCCAGATCCAGACGACAGGAGCCCGCGATGA
- a CDS encoding N-6 DNA methylase — translation MPITQAELDAVVAELARRPGHEKVRALLHRLLTGALGARSEQIAFERALPEVRGRVDALLGRTLIEIKADLRREAAAAEAQLARYLPEREAATGQRYVGLATDGACFVAYEMRAGALVPLGACDARPAEARDLTAWLEGVIAVRDWLPADAVGITNELGRRSVAFARTHALLRTAWAAVAADPEASLKRQLWERHLGFVYGKAVGGDDLWLQHTYLVILAKAIAAGAMRIHGRSPEDLLDGRAFRDAGVHGAVEEDFFGWILGAPEGPGIVASLAGHAARFDLGSVDVDLLKVLYESLIDPEQRHDLGEYYTPDWLARKVVRRALDAPATQSCLDPACGSGSFLFHAVRLKRAALAEAGVPAGAVAAACCAAITGFDVHPVAVIFARVTYLLALGESLLAREDAISLPVYLGDALQWNVRRDAVEQDLVIAVPPTGARRSGGSVLRFPLALCADPALFDAVVAALHDASEAGREADAFLGSLAGLGVPAEHRDTLRATYLTYDRLRRAGRDHVWGFIARNLSRPVALSDGARVDVVLGNPPWLSYRFMSRDMQERFRETARRLGVWVGPDEARLVTQTDLSGLFLVRCAELYAKPADRRRRGGRLAMVLPLAALSRGQYRAFRTGDWEGVRAAFTEAWMLDNQAVAPLFRVPTCVLFAEVSERARPTPARVTAFAGRLPFKDAPEELADRHVVSALAEAPRAVGFAAASPYRDRFRQGATLVPRMLCLVERRDGGRLGASRAAPAVRSRRSNLEDPRYRALDALEGAVEGRFLRPVHLGETIAPFRALRPFEGIVPVDAAGQVLDANQAGNRGFGRLADWMERAEGIWQRTSAGRMTLGQRWNFHNGLTSQFPIRALRVVFSKAGRQPAACLLRDGQAIIDHKLYWAEVETEAEGLYLLALLNSETVRARIAPLQARGEQGERDFDKLMFTLPIPHFDARSGLHADLAAAAAEAERVAGAVPVEPGTPFQRARRAIREALRGDGISARIDALTADLLGPDPFAAAVAPAAPELEDA, via the coding sequence ATGCCCATCACCCAAGCCGAACTCGATGCCGTCGTCGCCGAACTCGCCCGCCGGCCCGGTCACGAGAAGGTTCGGGCGCTGCTGCACCGCCTGCTCACCGGGGCGCTCGGCGCCCGCAGCGAGCAGATCGCCTTCGAGCGGGCGCTCCCCGAGGTGCGCGGCCGGGTGGACGCGCTGCTCGGCCGCACGCTCATCGAGATCAAGGCGGACCTGCGCCGCGAGGCGGCGGCGGCCGAGGCGCAGCTCGCCCGCTACCTGCCGGAGCGCGAGGCGGCGACCGGGCAGCGCTATGTTGGCCTCGCGACCGACGGGGCGTGTTTCGTGGCCTATGAGATGCGGGCGGGCGCCCTCGTGCCGCTCGGCGCCTGCGATGCGCGCCCCGCCGAGGCGCGCGACCTCACCGCTTGGCTCGAAGGCGTGATCGCGGTGCGCGATTGGCTGCCGGCCGACGCGGTGGGCATCACGAACGAGCTCGGCCGCCGCAGCGTCGCCTTCGCCCGCACCCACGCCCTGCTGCGGACCGCCTGGGCGGCGGTGGCGGCCGATCCCGAGGCGTCGCTCAAGCGCCAGCTCTGGGAGCGGCATCTCGGCTTCGTCTACGGCAAGGCGGTGGGCGGCGACGACCTCTGGCTGCAGCACACCTATCTGGTGATCCTCGCCAAGGCGATCGCGGCCGGGGCCATGCGCATCCACGGGCGCTCGCCGGAGGATCTCCTCGACGGGCGCGCCTTCCGGGATGCCGGAGTGCATGGCGCCGTCGAGGAGGATTTCTTCGGCTGGATCCTGGGCGCGCCGGAGGGCCCCGGGATCGTCGCGAGCCTCGCCGGCCACGCCGCCCGGTTCGACCTCGGCAGCGTCGACGTCGATCTCCTGAAGGTGCTCTACGAATCGCTGATCGACCCGGAGCAGCGCCACGACCTCGGCGAGTACTACACGCCCGACTGGCTCGCCCGGAAGGTGGTGCGCCGCGCCCTCGACGCCCCGGCGACGCAGAGCTGCCTCGACCCGGCCTGCGGCTCGGGCAGCTTCCTGTTCCACGCGGTGCGGCTGAAGCGGGCGGCTCTCGCCGAGGCCGGCGTGCCGGCAGGCGCGGTGGCGGCCGCCTGCTGTGCCGCGATCACCGGCTTCGACGTGCATCCGGTCGCGGTGATCTTCGCCCGCGTCACCTACCTGCTGGCGCTCGGCGAATCCCTGCTCGCGCGCGAGGACGCCATCTCGCTGCCGGTCTATCTCGGCGACGCGCTGCAGTGGAACGTCCGGCGCGACGCGGTGGAGCAGGATCTCGTCATCGCGGTGCCGCCGACGGGCGCGCGGCGGAGCGGCGGCTCGGTTCTGCGCTTCCCGCTAGCGCTCTGCGCCGACCCCGCCCTGTTCGACGCGGTCGTGGCCGCCCTCCACGACGCCAGCGAGGCGGGGCGCGAGGCCGACGCCTTCCTGGGCAGCCTCGCGGGACTCGGGGTGCCGGCCGAGCACCGCGACACGCTGCGGGCGACCTACCTCACCTACGACCGCCTGCGGCGGGCCGGCCGCGACCATGTCTGGGGCTTCATCGCGCGCAACCTCAGCCGGCCGGTCGCTCTCTCGGACGGGGCGCGGGTCGACGTGGTGCTGGGCAACCCGCCCTGGCTCTCCTACCGCTTCATGTCGCGGGACATGCAGGAGCGCTTCCGCGAGACGGCGCGGCGCCTCGGCGTCTGGGTCGGGCCGGACGAGGCGCGCCTCGTCACGCAGACCGACCTCTCGGGCCTGTTCCTCGTGCGCTGCGCCGAGCTCTACGCCAAGCCGGCTGACCGGCGGCGCCGGGGCGGGCGGCTCGCCATGGTGCTGCCGTTGGCTGCCCTCAGCCGCGGCCAGTACCGCGCCTTCCGCACTGGTGACTGGGAGGGCGTGCGCGCCGCCTTCACGGAGGCCTGGATGCTCGACAACCAGGCCGTGGCCCCGCTCTTCCGGGTGCCGACCTGCGTGCTCTTCGCCGAGGTGTCCGAGCGGGCACGGCCGACGCCCGCGCGGGTCACGGCCTTCGCGGGCCGCCTCCCCTTCAAGGACGCGCCCGAGGAACTGGCGGACCGCCACGTCGTCTCGGCCCTGGCGGAGGCGCCACGCGCGGTCGGCTTCGCGGCGGCCTCGCCCTACCGGGACCGGTTCCGCCAGGGCGCGACCCTGGTGCCGCGGATGCTCTGCCTCGTGGAGCGCCGCGATGGGGGCCGCCTCGGCGCCAGCCGGGCCGCGCCGGCCGTGCGCAGCCGGCGCTCGAACCTCGAGGATCCCCGCTACCGCGCCCTCGACGCCCTGGAGGGCGCGGTGGAGGGCCGCTTCCTGCGGCCGGTCCATCTCGGCGAGACGATCGCGCCGTTCCGCGCCCTGCGGCCCTTCGAGGGGATCGTCCCGGTGGACGCGGCCGGCCAGGTGCTCGACGCAAACCAGGCCGGCAATCGCGGCTTCGGCCGCCTCGCCGACTGGATGGAGCGGGCGGAAGGCATCTGGCAGCGTACGAGCGCCGGCCGGATGACGCTGGGCCAGCGCTGGAACTTCCACAACGGCCTGACCAGCCAGTTCCCGATTCGGGCCTTGCGCGTCGTGTTCTCGAAGGCGGGCCGGCAGCCGGCGGCATGCCTCCTGCGCGACGGACAGGCGATCATCGATCACAAGCTCTACTGGGCGGAGGTCGAGACGGAGGCGGAGGGCCTCTACCTGCTCGCGCTCCTCAACAGCGAGACGGTCCGCGCCCGCATCGCACCGCTCCAGGCCCGCGGGGAGCAGGGCGAGCGCGACTTCGACAAGCTGATGTTCACCCTGCCGATCCCACATTTCGACGCGCGCAGCGGGCTCCACGCGGATCTGGCCGCCGCCGCGGCCGAGGCCGAGCGGGTAGCCGGCGCGGTCCCGGTCGAGCCGGGCACGCCGTTCCAGCGCGCGCGCCGGGCGATCCGCGAGGCGCTGCGAGGCGACGGGATCTCCGCCCGCATCGATGCGCTGACAGCGGATCTGCTCGGACCGGACCCGTTCGCCGCCGCGGTCGCGCCGGCCGCGCCGGAACTGGAGGACGCTTGA
- the panD gene encoding aspartate 1-decarboxylase: MQSFVRAKLHGIRVTGADLNYHGSITLDADLCREAGLDPLEFVEIWNKMSGARISTYVLYGPAGSGCCVLNGAAARTCQVGDEVIIASASYGSVDDVISHKPRVLIFGEGNRVVDRVLYDVFRDEAGRLDMRIIEADTGVEEAPRVATQIRVV, translated from the coding sequence ATGCAGAGTTTCGTCCGGGCCAAGCTGCATGGCATCCGGGTGACGGGGGCCGACCTCAACTATCACGGCTCGATCACCCTCGACGCCGACCTCTGCCGCGAGGCGGGACTCGACCCGCTCGAATTCGTCGAGATCTGGAACAAGATGTCGGGCGCGCGGATCAGCACCTACGTGCTGTACGGCCCGGCCGGCTCCGGCTGCTGCGTGCTGAACGGGGCGGCGGCGCGCACCTGCCAGGTTGGCGACGAGGTGATCATCGCCTCGGCAAGCTACGGCAGCGTGGACGACGTGATCAGTCACAAGCCGCGGGTGCTGATCTTCGGCGAAGGCAACCGGGTCGTGGACCGTGTGCTCTACGACGTGTTCCGCGACGAGGCGGGGCGCCTCGACATGCGGATCATCGAGGCGGACACGGGTGTGGAAGAGGCGCCGCGGGTGGCGACGCAGATCCGGGTGGTGTGA
- a CDS encoding nucleotidyltransferase family protein produces the protein MRASEAELRRSGVQHLWLFGSVARDEARDGSDVDVFVDPDCERFGFVELIRARTDSRAISDRRSI, from the coding sequence TTGCGCGCCTCCGAGGCTGAGTTGCGCCGATCCGGCGTCCAGCACCTCTGGCTCTTCGGCTCGGTGGCGCGTGACGAGGCGCGGGACGGCAGCGATGTCGACGTGTTCGTCGATCCCGATTGCGAGCGCTTCGGCTTCGTGGAGTTGATCCGCGCGAGGACCGACTCTCGCGCGATCTCGGATCGGCGGTCGATCTGA